A window of Malania oleifera isolate guangnan ecotype guangnan chromosome 5, ASM2987363v1, whole genome shotgun sequence contains these coding sequences:
- the LOC131156754 gene encoding phospholipase A1 PLIP2, chloroplastic-like: protein MDSLCLKATGIHGMSSGSAIGGGIADVRTNPSQVSAVGRGAAATASANAISVEKTSTSSSSRFFFGYPLRSLWPGGGRGRSNGMAVEDAVLVDDGQVEGGESEAMAPEGQNGNWVLKILDVRSRWAEQQGKGGGVEDLAKEGSSGCDHGGGDQEEEEEECDVCRVNEEEEEEEEEEEERKFGFDRDSFSKLLRRVTLTEAKLYAQMSYLGNLAYNIPHIKPRNLLRYYGLHFVTSSLEKKNKELLTNSEKDQKCAEATEAEEISKGVVEGKEQTNIGYRISASAAYQIAASAASYLHSHTRSILPFKSSKDKAVEDLPDGGNRENDDVNIMNSEVASFMATTDSVTAVVAAKEEVKQAVANDLNSSHSSPCEWYICDDDQTGTRFFVIQGSESLASWQANLLFEPIQFEGLDVLVHRGIYEAAKGIYEQMLPEVQAHLKSRGDRATFRFTGHSLGGSLALLVNLMLLIRGEVPLSSLLPVITFGAPSTMCGGDHLLHKLGLPRSHVQAITMHRDIVPRAFSCNYPNHVAELLKAVNGNFRNHPCLNNQKLLYAPMGELLILQPEEKFSPHHDLLPSGNGLYLLNCPPSDAADAERLLRAAQLVFLNSPHPLEILRDRSAYGSEGTIQRDHDMNSYVKSVRGVVRQELNRIRKTKREHRRKVWWPLLIPRGIQAGVIVERPHVTLNNARHDQFNFSGVLQTGRESLKRFSRLVASQHMHLLVVFSFPARYLLLGTFSGIRFFH from the exons ATGGATAGTCTGTGTCTCAAAGCGACAGGGATTCACGGAATGTCTTCTGGGTCGGCGATCGGTGGTGGGATCGCAGACGTCCGGACAAATCCGTCTCAGGTGAGCGCCGTGGGCCGCGGGGCCGCCGCAACCGCATCCGCCAATGCGATCTCGGTGGAGAAAACGTCGACTTCGTCGTCTTCGAGGTTCTTTTTCGGGTACCCTTTGAGGTCGCTGTGGCCCGGAGGAGGTCGAGGAAGGTCCAACGGAATGGCGGTCGAAGACGCTGTTTTGGTGGACGATGGACAGGTAGAAGGCGGCGAGAGTGAAGCAATGGCGCCGGAGGGTCAAAACGGGAACTGGGTTTTGAAGATTCTTGATGTACGGTCGCGATGGGCGGAGCAGCAGGGGAAGGGGGGTGGCGTTGAAGATTTGGCGAAGGAAGGGAGCAGTGGATGTGATCATGGTGGTGgtgatcaagaagaagaagaagaagaatgtgATGTTTGTAGGGTtaatgaggaggaggaggaggaggaggaggaggaggaggagagaaagtTTGGGTTTGATAGGGATTCGTTCTCGAAGCTGCTTCGAAGGGTGACATTAACGGAAGCCAAACTGTATGCTCAAATGTCGTATCTTGGGAACTTGGCTTACAACATTCCCCATATCAAG CCTAGAAATCTCCTTAGATATTATGGATTGCATTTCGTAACTTCATCACTGGAGAAGAAAAACAAGGAACTATTGACGAATTCTGAGAAGGATCAGAAGTGTGCTGAAGCTACAGAAGCAGAGGAGATTTCAAAGGGAGTGGTGGAAGGCAAGGAGCAGACAAATATTGGATATAGAATCAGTGCATCTGCTGCGTATCAAATTGCTGCGTCGGCTGCTTCTTATCTGCATTCTCATACGAGAAGTATACTTCCTTTCAAATCTTCTAAAGACAAGGCCGTTGAAGATTTGCCAGATGGAGGCAACAGAGAAAATGATGATGTCAATATAATGAATTCCGAGGTTGCTTCTTTTATGGCAACCACCGACTCGGTGACCGCTGTAGTTGCTGCAAAGGAGGAAGTCAAGCAGGCTGTCGCAAACGATTTGAACTCATCACACTCGTCACCCTGTGAGTGGTACATATGCGATGATGACCAGACAGGGACAAGATTCTTTGTCATTCAG GGGTCCGAGTCACTGGCTTCATGGCAAGCAAATCTACTTTTTGAGCCTATTCAATTTGAG GGACTCGATGTTCTTGTGCATAGAGGTATATATGAAGCTGCCAAAGGGATCTATGAACAGATGCTGCCTGAAGTCCAAGCCCATTTGAAATCTCGTGGTGACCGAGCAACCTTCCGTTTCACAGGGCATTCTCTTGGGGGAAGTCTGGCCCTGCTTGTAAATCTCATGTTGCTGATACGTGGCGAAGTGCCACTTTCTTCCTTACTTCCTGTCATTACGTTTGGTGCACCATCCACCATGTGTGGAGGTGACCATCTGCTTCACAAGCTTGGGTTGCCTCGGAGTCACGTTCAGGCAATCACAATGCACCGAGACATTGTACCTCGAGCATTCTCTTGCAATTATCCTAACCATGTGGCAGAATTACTCAAGGCTGTCAATGGAAATTTCCGTAATCATCCTTGTCTCAATAACCAG AAGCTATTGTATGCCCCAATGGGGGAGCTTCTAATTCTACAGCCGGAGGAGAAATTCTCCCCACACCACGATCTTCTTCCTTCGGGTAATGGTCTATATCTTCTAAATTGTCCACCATCAGATGCCGCTGATGCAGAGAGGCTGCTTCGGGCTGCACAGTTGGTGTTCCTAAACTCACCACACCCACTCGAGATCTTAAGAGACCGCTCTGCATATGGTTCCGAAGGAACCATTCAGAGAGACCATGACATGAACTCGTATGTGAAGTCAGTGCGGGGGGTGGTCCGGCAGGAGCTCAACCGCATCAGGAAGACCAAGAGGGAGCACCGGCGAAAGGTCTGGTGGCCTCTCTTGATACCACGCGGCATCCAGGCTGGAGTTATCGTGGAGAGGCCCCATGTGACACTGAACAATGCAAGACATGACCAGTTCAACTTCTCTGGAGTTCTACAGACAGGGAGGGAGTCCTTGAAAAGGTTCAGCAGGCTTGTTGCCTCTCAGCACATGCATCTGCTGGTTGTGTTCTCATTCCCTGCAAGGTACTTGCTCTTGGGGACATTCAGTGGGATTAGGTTTTTCCATTGA